In the genome of Streptomyces sp. V2I9, one region contains:
- a CDS encoding sensor histidine kinase yields MDHRSDRRTPDVGVGPAGAALGAGPGAGGPGPASGPGGDPDTRRLAFFMHAAFFLLLAASLTRFLIRHPGEARTPWIIALSITLAVLYLLGPVLGSRPTPRRVVWLGVLVLVWMVLVVLAPSFAWCAVPLFYTGLRILPPRAALALVALLTAFVVAAQLRLATGFDPNLVLAPPAVAAVATAVFVHMRGQAVRQQELAARQHELIDDLLRTRRELAATERREGTLAERQRLSMEIHDTLAQGLSSQQMLLQAADRTWNADPDAARRHVRTATAIAERNLAEARRFVHDLAPADLAEGGGLEAALYALAARESAQAEGALTVHCHVEGAPAAPLPDRVQSALLRIAQGALANVREHAGATAAGLTLTHLDDRVVLDVGDNGRGFGVEPSGVRGPGTVRGHGLPAIRARVHQLGGSLTIESAPDEGTVLSAEIPLAPAPPITPEDPA; encoded by the coding sequence GTGGACCACCGGAGCGATCGGCGCACCCCGGACGTCGGGGTCGGCCCCGCCGGGGCGGCCCTCGGTGCGGGCCCCGGCGCGGGCGGGCCCGGCCCCGCCTCGGGACCCGGCGGCGACCCCGACACCCGCCGGCTCGCCTTCTTCATGCACGCCGCGTTCTTCCTGCTGCTCGCGGCCTCGCTGACCCGATTCCTGATCCGGCACCCCGGCGAGGCCCGCACCCCGTGGATCATCGCCCTGTCGATCACCCTGGCGGTGCTGTACCTGCTGGGGCCCGTCCTCGGTTCGCGCCCCACCCCGCGCCGGGTCGTCTGGCTCGGCGTGCTCGTCCTCGTCTGGATGGTCCTGGTCGTCCTGGCGCCGAGCTTCGCGTGGTGCGCGGTGCCGCTGTTCTACACCGGGCTGCGCATCCTGCCGCCGCGCGCGGCGCTCGCGCTCGTCGCCCTGCTGACCGCGTTCGTCGTCGCCGCGCAACTGCGCCTGGCGACCGGGTTCGACCCGAACCTGGTGCTCGCACCGCCCGCCGTCGCTGCCGTGGCGACCGCCGTCTTCGTCCACATGCGGGGCCAGGCGGTACGCCAGCAGGAGCTGGCCGCCCGGCAGCACGAGCTGATCGACGACCTGCTGCGCACCCGGCGCGAGCTGGCCGCCACCGAGCGGCGCGAGGGGACCCTCGCCGAACGCCAGCGGCTCTCCATGGAGATCCACGACACCCTGGCGCAGGGCCTGTCCAGCCAGCAGATGCTGCTCCAGGCGGCCGACCGCACCTGGAACGCCGACCCGGATGCGGCCCGCCGCCATGTCCGTACGGCCACCGCCATCGCGGAACGCAACCTCGCCGAGGCCCGCCGCTTCGTCCACGACCTGGCCCCGGCCGACCTGGCGGAGGGCGGTGGCCTGGAAGCGGCCCTGTACGCGCTGGCGGCCCGCGAGAGCGCCCAGGCGGAGGGGGCGCTCACCGTCCACTGCCATGTGGAGGGCGCCCCGGCCGCGCCCCTGCCGGACCGGGTGCAGTCGGCCCTGCTGCGCATCGCCCAGGGGGCCCTGGCCAACGTGCGGGAGCACGCCGGGGCCACCGCCGCCGGGCTGACCCTGACCCACCTCGACGACCGGGTGGTCCTGGACGTCGGCGACAACGGCCGCGGCTTCGGCGTGGAGCCCTCGGGGGTGCGCGGCCCCGGCACCGTGCGCGGCCACGGCCTCCCGGCGATCCGGGCCCGCGTGCACCAGCTCGGCGGGTCGCTCACCATCGAGTCGGCCCCGGACGAGGGCACAGTGCTCTCCGCAGAGATCCCGCTCGCGCCCGCCCCGCCCATCACCCCGGAGGACCCCGCATGA
- a CDS encoding response regulator transcription factor codes for MTGQGPQTPPVPPVPPVRILLCDDHVVVRAGLLALLGSEPDIEVVGEAGSGEEAVVLAARLTPDVVLMDLQLGEGIDGVEATRRIAADGTVHVLVLTTYDTDADITRAIEAGATGYLLKAERPEELFAAIRSAAQGRTTLSAPVASRVMARMRSPRPTLTDRERDILAQLSQGLGNRDIARALFISEATVKTHLGRIYDKLGVDTRAGAVSVAKEQRLLP; via the coding sequence ATGACCGGCCAAGGCCCGCAGACGCCCCCCGTACCTCCGGTGCCTCCCGTACGCATCCTGCTCTGCGACGACCACGTGGTCGTCCGGGCCGGACTGCTCGCGCTCCTCGGCAGCGAACCGGACATCGAGGTCGTCGGCGAGGCCGGCAGCGGCGAGGAGGCGGTGGTGCTCGCCGCCCGCCTCACCCCCGACGTCGTCCTCATGGACCTCCAGCTCGGCGAGGGCATCGACGGCGTCGAGGCCACCCGCCGCATCGCGGCCGACGGCACGGTCCACGTCCTGGTGCTGACCACCTACGACACCGACGCCGACATCACCCGCGCCATCGAGGCGGGCGCCACCGGCTACCTGCTGAAGGCGGAACGCCCCGAGGAACTGTTCGCGGCGATCCGGTCCGCGGCCCAGGGCCGCACCACGCTCTCGGCCCCCGTCGCCAGCCGGGTGATGGCCCGGATGCGCAGCCCGCGCCCCACCCTCACCGACCGCGAACGCGACATCCTGGCCCAGCTCTCCCAGGGCCTCGGCAACCGCGACATCGCCCGTGCCCTGTTCATCAGCGAGGCCACGGTCAAGACCCACCTGGGCCGGATCTACGACAAGCTGGGCGTGGACACCCGCGCGGGAGCGGTGTCGGTCGCCAAGGAGCAGCGCCTCCTGCCGTGA
- a CDS encoding methyltransferase, which translates to MTNTDVTVAETAGRDLIVRLAFGSMAAQTLRAAARLRVVELVGDRARPAVEVAADAGAEPQPMERLLRALAGLGLLREPVPGSFSVTPAGALLHPGRPDSLASFVRMFTEPVIVRAWEHLDDSVRTGEVAFDGIFGTDFFSHLARHPELSAEFNAAMSQAAAETAAALPHAFDFGRFTTVTDVGGGDGTLLAGVLSAHPGLTGVVLDTAEGLAATPDTMARHGLEDRCSLIAGDFFHAVPAGSDLYLIKSVLHDWTDDRAVTILSHCREVLPPGGLVLIVEPVLPDAVDLRDDVTDGGVTYLSDLNMLVNVGGRERTREDFAEVCRRAGLTLTAVTPLAEAAPFAVIEAVAA; encoded by the coding sequence ATGACCAACACCGATGTCACGGTCGCGGAGACGGCCGGCCGCGATCTGATCGTCCGGCTCGCGTTCGGGAGCATGGCGGCGCAGACCCTGCGCGCGGCAGCCCGGCTGAGGGTGGTGGAACTGGTGGGCGACAGGGCGCGCCCGGCCGTCGAGGTGGCCGCCGACGCCGGAGCCGAACCTCAGCCCATGGAGCGGCTGCTGCGCGCCCTGGCCGGGCTCGGCCTGCTGCGGGAGCCCGTCCCCGGATCCTTCTCGGTGACCCCCGCGGGCGCACTGCTGCACCCCGGCCGCCCCGACTCGCTCGCCTCGTTCGTCAGGATGTTCACCGAACCGGTGATCGTGCGCGCCTGGGAGCACCTGGACGACAGCGTCCGCACCGGCGAGGTCGCGTTCGACGGCATATTCGGCACCGACTTCTTCAGCCACCTCGCCCGGCATCCCGAACTGTCCGCGGAGTTCAACGCGGCGATGAGCCAGGCCGCTGCGGAGACCGCCGCCGCCCTGCCGCACGCCTTCGACTTCGGCCGGTTCACCACGGTCACGGATGTCGGCGGGGGCGACGGGACCCTCCTGGCCGGTGTGCTCTCCGCGCATCCCGGCCTCACCGGTGTCGTCCTCGACACGGCGGAGGGGTTGGCGGCGACGCCGGACACGATGGCGCGGCACGGGCTGGAGGACCGGTGCTCCCTGATCGCCGGAGACTTCTTCCACGCGGTGCCCGCGGGCTCGGATCTCTACCTGATCAAGAGCGTCCTGCACGACTGGACGGACGACCGGGCGGTCACGATCCTGAGCCACTGCCGCGAGGTGCTGCCGCCCGGCGGCCTCGTCCTGATCGTGGAGCCCGTGCTTCCCGACGCGGTCGACCTCCGGGACGACGTCACCGACGGCGGGGTCACCTACCTGAGCGACCTCAACATGCTGGTGAACGTGGGCGGCCGGGAGCGCACCCGCGAGGACTTCGCGGAGGTGTGCCGCCGAGCGGGCCTGACCCTCACGGCGGTCACCCCGCTCGCGGAGGCCGCGCCGTTCGCCGTCATCGAGGCCGTGGCCGCCTGA
- a CDS encoding helix-turn-helix domain-containing protein, translating to MRRHHGGPAPGDRDSENGWEVARLLGGTAPDGVRMAGFRDRASVGLDMQVLPQPVVVVVIGLGDDPLTVESATAHRPLRSFVAALSPGPARIRGENVECVEVCLPPLAAHAVLGVSPRELDGSVNGLEDLWGRHARHLREQLTDTTTWQERLMLTDAFLARRAASTPPVSPEVAAAWDTIVARRGRVRVAGLAASLGWSRKRLWSRFTDQIGLTPKRAAMLVRFDHAARALCAGENADSVAAACGYADQSHLHRDVTALAGCTPRALADRSTSAG from the coding sequence ATGCGCAGACATCACGGCGGTCCCGCGCCCGGGGACCGCGATTCCGAGAACGGCTGGGAGGTCGCCCGCCTCCTCGGCGGCACAGCGCCCGACGGGGTCCGGATGGCCGGCTTCCGTGACCGCGCCTCCGTCGGCCTGGACATGCAGGTGCTCCCCCAGCCCGTCGTGGTCGTCGTCATCGGACTCGGGGACGACCCCCTCACCGTGGAAAGTGCCACGGCTCACCGGCCCCTGAGGAGCTTCGTCGCCGCGTTGTCACCCGGACCGGCCCGTATCCGGGGCGAGAACGTCGAATGTGTCGAAGTGTGTCTGCCGCCCCTGGCCGCCCACGCCGTGCTGGGCGTCTCCCCGCGCGAACTGGACGGGTCGGTCAACGGGCTGGAAGACCTGTGGGGACGGCACGCCCGCCACCTCCGTGAGCAGCTGACCGACACCACGACGTGGCAGGAGCGCCTGATGCTGACGGACGCGTTCCTCGCGCGGCGGGCCGCGTCCACACCGCCGGTCTCGCCCGAGGTCGCCGCCGCCTGGGACACCATCGTGGCCCGCCGGGGCCGGGTCCGGGTCGCCGGTCTCGCCGCGTCCCTCGGGTGGAGCCGCAAGCGGCTGTGGTCCAGGTTCACCGACCAGATCGGCCTCACCCCCAAACGCGCCGCCATGCTGGTCCGCTTCGACCACGCCGCACGGGCCCTCTGCGCGGGCGAGAACGCGGACAGCGTCGCCGCCGCGTGCGGATACGCCGACCAGTCCCACCTCCACCGCGACGTCACGGCCCTGGCCGGATGCACGCCGCGCGCGCTGGCCGACAGGTCCACGTCCGCCGGCTGA
- a CDS encoding heme-binding protein yields MKKLSLRTRVATGAVVVAALGAGTFGTMSASASSPAAAPAAAVTADTSNRNLQQTTHLTVAAATKAALATLDAAKKENQRISVAVVDRNGNTIVSLRGDGAGPQSPESAVKKAYTAVSWNAPTSELVKRLEQAPNLKDIPGTLFLGGGAPVQAKGAPVAGIGVAGAPSGDLDEKFARAGVASLAR; encoded by the coding sequence ATGAAGAAGCTGTCGCTGCGCACCCGTGTCGCCACCGGCGCCGTCGTCGTCGCCGCCCTCGGAGCCGGCACGTTCGGCACGATGTCCGCGAGCGCCTCCTCCCCGGCCGCCGCCCCCGCCGCCGCGGTCACGGCCGACACGAGCAACCGCAACCTCCAGCAGACGACGCACCTGACCGTCGCCGCCGCCACCAAGGCCGCCCTGGCCACGCTCGACGCGGCGAAGAAGGAGAACCAGCGGATCTCCGTCGCGGTCGTCGACCGCAACGGCAACACCATCGTCTCCCTGCGCGGCGACGGTGCGGGCCCGCAGTCCCCCGAGTCCGCGGTGAAGAAGGCGTACACCGCCGTCTCCTGGAACGCTCCCACCTCCGAGCTGGTCAAGCGCCTGGAGCAGGCCCCGAACCTGAAGGACATCCCCGGCACCCTGTTCCTCGGGGGCGGCGCCCCGGTCCAGGCCAAGGGCGCCCCGGTGGCGGGCATCGGCGTGGCCGGCGCGCCCAGCGGCGACCTCGACGAGAAGTTCGCCCGGGCGGGCGTCGCCTCGCTCGCCCGGTAG